In Carcharodon carcharias isolate sCarCar2 chromosome 22, sCarCar2.pri, whole genome shotgun sequence, the following are encoded in one genomic region:
- the exoc7 gene encoding exocyst complex component 7 isoform X6 yields the protein MIPTEDASARKRDIEEKLRQEQETLSFIRESLEKSDQLTKNMVSILSSFESRLMQLENSIIPVHKQTENLQRLQDNVDKTLSCLDHVISYYHVAKDTEKIIKEGPAGRLEEYLSCMARIQKAVEYFQDNNPDSPELNRVKFLFEKGKESLESEFRNLLTRNSKAVPSVVILDLVAGDDEIETADEVTLEHLPENILQDLICISMWLVEYGRNLDFMNVYYQIRSNQLDRSIKGLKEHFRKNSSSSGVLYSPAIQNKRKDTPSKKAIKRPGKEDMLDSEIDSYIHCISAFVKLAQSEYQLLTEIIPEHHQKRTFDSLIQEALDGLMVEGESIVSTARRAIMRHDYSAVLTIFPILKHLKQMKQEFDQVLQGTAAGTKNKLPVLITSMETTGAKALEEFADSIKNDPDKEYNMPKDGTVHELTSNAILFLQQLLDFQETASAMLASQETGSSTSTYNSEFSRRLLSNYICKILGNLQLNLHSKAKVYEDTALGAVFLLNNFNYILKSLEKSELIQLVAVTQKYPDKTYKGHIEEQLQTYQRSWLKVTTPITESNMPTFQPGTKLKDKERQAIKDRFKAFNDGLEELCKIQKSWAIPDKEQRDKIRRAQKENVTGAYRVFWQRYSNVPFTKNTEKYIKYRVEQVEEMIERLFDTSA from the exons ATGATACCGACTGAGGACGCCTCGGCCAGGAAAAGAGACATAGAGGAGAAACTGCGGCAG gagcaggaaaccttgTCATTCATAAGAGAGAGCTTGGAAAAAAGTGACCAACTGACAAAAAATATG GTTTCCATCCTTTCATCGTTTGAAAGCCGACTGATGCAGTTGGAGAATTCTATCATTCCAGTCCACAAGCAGACAGAAAACCTGCAGCGCCTGCAGGATAATGTGGATAAAACACTGTCTTGTTTGGATCACGTCATCAGCTATTATCACGTGGCCAAGGACACAGAGAAGATCATTAAAGAAGG TCCTGCTGGAAGACTGGAGGAGTACCTGAGCTGTATGGCGAGAATTCAGAAAGCAGTGGAATACTTCCAGGACAACAATCCAGACAGCCCTGAACTAAATCGGGTG aaattcctttttgaaaaaggCAAGGAATCTTTGGAGTCCGAGTTCCGAAATCTCCTTACTCGCAATAGCAAAGCTGTGCCGTCTGTCGTCATCCTGGACCTGGTTGCAGGAGACGATGAGATTGAGACAGCAGATGAAGTGACACTGGAACATCTTCCTGAAAATATCCTGCAGGATTTGATCTGCATTTCGATGTGGCTGGTTGAATATGGAAGGAATCTAG ATTTCATGAATGTGTACTATCAGATCCGCTCTAATCAGTTAGACCGATCAATCAAAGGCCTGAAAGAGCATTTCCGCAAGAACAGCTCGTCCTCTGGTGTACTGTACTCTCCTGCTATTCAGAACAAAAGGAAAGACACCCCCAGCAAAAAAGCCATCAAGAGACCAG GGAAGGAGGACATGTTGGACAGTGAGATTGACTCTTACATTCACTGCATCAGTGCCTTTGTAAAACTGGCACAGAGTGAGTACCAGTTGCTGACGGAGATCATTCCTGAGCACCACCAGAAGAGAACCTTTGACTCTCTGATACAG GAAGCACTGGATGGTCTGATGGTAGAAGGAGAGAGTATTGTCTCCACAGCACGCCGTGCCATCATGCGACATGATTATTCTGCTGTCCTAACTATATTCCCTATCCTTAAGCATCTCAAGCAGATGAAGCAAGAGTTTGATCAGGTTCTGCAG GGTACAGCTGCTGGCACCAAGAATAAGCTGCCAGTCCTTATTACCTCCATGGAGACGACAGGAGCTAAAGCTCTAGAAGAGTTTGCAGATAGCATTAAG AATGATCCAGACAAAGAGTACAATATGCCCAAGGATGGAACTGTCCATGAACTGACCAGTAAT GCAATATTATTCCTTCAACAACTGCTGGATTTTCAGGAGACAGCGAGTGCAATGTTAGCATctcagg AGACTGGTTCCTCTACCAGCACATACAACTCTGAGTTCAGCAGGCGGCTCCTCAGCAACTACATTT GTAAAATACTCGGCAACTTGCAGCTGAACCTGCACAGCAAGGCTAAGGTTTATGAGGACACTGCTTTGGGTGCTGTCTTCCTTCTCAATAACTTTAATTATATCCTCAAATCCTTGGAGAA GTCTGAACTAATTCAACTTGTAGCAGTGACTCAGAAGTACCCAGACAAGACATACAAGGGACACATTGAAGAACAGCTCCAAACTTACCAACGCAG TTGGTTAAAGGTCACAACGCCCATTACCGAGAGTAACATGCCTACCTTCCAGCCAGGAACAAAA TTAAAAGATAAGGAAAGGCAAGCTATTAAAGatcgatttaag GCATTTAATGATGGACTGGAAGAACTATGCAAAATCCAGAAATCCTGGGCTATCCCGGATAAAGAACAAAGAGATAAAATCAGGCGTGCACagaaggaaaatgtaactggggcCTATCGAGTCTTCTGGCAGAG GTattcaaatgttccctttaccaaGAATActgaaaaatatataaaatacagAGTGGAACAAGTTGAAGAGATGATTGAGAGGCTGTTTGATACTTCAGCATGA